The Malaclemys terrapin pileata isolate rMalTer1 chromosome 7, rMalTer1.hap1, whole genome shotgun sequence nucleotide sequence CGTCCCTGTCCCCCACAGAGTTTGGTTCCCAAGGCCCTGACCTggtgggtgagggggcagggaggctgcccTGTGAGGTTGGTTCCTGGGACCCTGTCAGAGGTGTGCAGGGCAGGAGGCTGCCCTGTGCACTTTGGTCCCAGGATCCTGCTAACGTACTCCTGTGGGCTGCAGAGGAGGATGCGATGATCACTGTGGCCCTGGGGGGTCAGGCGGAGTCCCTGGTGCGGAAGCGGACGGTGGGGATCTTGGACATGGGCGGTGCCTCTCTGCAAATCGCCTACGAGGTGCCCAGCATGGAGACCTTCTCCTCCCCACAGCAGGTGCGTATCTTGccgccagggcaggaaagcagcccTTGCAGGCCCCAGGCTTGGCCCTGCTGCtcacccctctctctgccctagGAGGTGGCTGCCAAGAGCCTGCTGGCTGAGTTCAACCTGGGCTGTGATGTGCAGCACACGGAGCACGTGTACCGTGTCTACGTCAGCACCTTCCTGGGCTTTGGGGGCAACTTCGCACGGCAGCGCTACGAGGAGCTTGTGCTGAACCAGACCCGCGCCCACAACAGGTAACgctgccccaggctcagcagaCCCCCACTGGCACCTGCCTGCAGGGGGGAGTTTCTCGAACATTCCAGCCCCTGGAGCTGTAGGGCCCATAACAGGAGGGTGACCTGTGTGAGGTCTAATCTCACCCTTTAGGCTTCTGCAGAGATTGCTGATGGTGTAAGATGACTGCTTTAAAACGGCCCCCTTTAGTCTGCAGGGCTACCCCCCATGGGTGTGCCTTGGAGCTGGAGGTCCTGCTGTCTCTGAGTATGCGGGAGCCAGCATGTGGGCAGTCGGGGTTCTATTGGCTGACGCTAACAACCATTGGCCCTGCAGGACCAGCCCAgcctgtgggggggctgggttctaGGCACTCCCCGGGAGGGGCATGCGCAGGGCTCACTGCCCTTGTTTTTATCTGTTTGGGGGACTCCCCGGTGCTCACCCAGGGTACCTACCTGTTCTCATGGGATGCTCTCCTGGTGCCTGGGATCTCCCTGAGGGTGGTGAGTTATGATGTTAAGCTCCAGGCAGCTGACTTCTCAGCTCTCCAGCCCATCCTCTCCTGGGATTGATGCCGGGTGCCTCCCCCCTGTGTGGgcagtgcctccctgcagcccatgcCAGCCTGTCTCTGGACCCACCATGGGCTTGGACGGCACCAGGGCCCTCTGCAGAGGCTTGCGGATTGGAGGGAGTGGTTGCTTGTGCCAGTCAGGGTGAGATTCTGCAGCAGGTTCAGGCAGATGGACGAGGAGGCAGCAGCTAGTGCAGCTGTATGACCACACGTGGCCCTAGGGCCCAGAGCACAGCGCTGCCcttcccagtacccactgcacccTGGAGTctgttgtgcctcagttcctccccTCCCTCAACTTGGCCTCTCCCACGTCCCCCAGTGGGGTGACGCAGCTGCAGGAGCCCATGTCAGCAACTCTCCGCCTCCACGCtgatccagtctctctctctcgacGTTTCTCTCCTGCTCTCCATTTCTCTAGCGCCCGTCTCGGAATGCCATGAGGAGTTGTAGCCAGGGCCAGAGACACTCAGTGCCCAGAGCAAACCTCCCTGCCAGAGCTTCAGGGGTAGTCTAGTGCTGGTAACCCTGTTTCTGCTGCTGAGGCCTGGGGCTGTGTCCTCCCGTTGGGTGGGCAGGGTGTCCCTTTGGCAGCTGCGTGCTCTTTGCTGCGTGTGCTTGTCAGGTGGGCAGGGTGTGTAGCGGTGGGCTGCGCTTGCTGGGGTGTGCCCAGGGGGTGAGTCAGCACTCAGAGGGGTATTCccagtggctggggcagggggcacagctCTGTCAGTGCAGAGCCTCGTTAATCAGTCTCTTCCCTGGCTCTTGTTCCAGGCTGCAGGGCCAGCAGATGGGGACAAGCGCCGAGACACCCTTTCTGGATCCCTGCCTGCCTGTGGGGCTCGAGGACACAGTAGAAAGGGGTGGCCAGACCCTGTATGTCCGagggcaaggagactggcaaaCCTGTGCACAGTtgctgcgccccctgctggcaggggTCAACGGCAGCCAGGCCTCCCTGACCCACACTTACCAggcgcccattgacttcaacaacaGCGAGTTCTACGGCTTCTCTGAGTTCTTCTACTGTACTGAGGACGTGCTGCGTCTCGGGGGCCACTACCATGCACATAGCTTCACCCGCGCTGCCCAGGTGAGAACTGCCCTGACCTAgtgcctgggggctgggctgcacctggagggccACTCTGCCCAGGTGAGCACCACCCTGACCCAGGGGATATGCTGTGCTGGGGGATGAGCATGTTACTTTGTGCCCGGATTCACTTGTACCGCCCTGACCCTTCTCTAGCTCCCAGGGGGATCCTTccctgacagggttactggcctagtggatgggggaagcaatAGATGGGATTTCTTGGTTTTTAGTGAGCCTTCTGGTGCATTCTcagaaacaaactagggagatgtggcctacataaaattactataaagtggcacacaactggttaaaagactgtgTTTGCTGTCCAACTGGAAGGGTGTACCTGTCTAGTGGGGTCTGACGGGGTCTGCCCTTGGTCTGGTGCTATTTAAAATTTTCCTTAATGActtggagagtgtgcttataaaatgtgcaaatgacaccaaactgggaggcgGTTGCTGGCActatggaggacaggattagaattcaaaatgactcaGACAaagtggagaattggtctgaattcaacaagatgaaattcaataaacaagtgcaaagtgcttcatttaggaaggaaaaatgaaatgcacaaccacaaaatggggactaactggctagaTGGCAGTACGGCTGACAAGGATTTGGGGGTTAGTGGATCGCAGATTGAGAATCAATAatatgcagttgcaaaaaaggctaatctcattctggggtgtattaacacgAGTGTTATGTGTAAGACCcaggagataattgtcctgctttatttggcactggtgaagtgtcagctggagcactgtgtccaatcCTGGGCACCATACTTGAGGAAAGGTGTGGATGAAGtggagagtccagaggggagcaacaaaaatgacatgtttagaaagcctgacctatgaggaaagggtaAAAtaactaggcatgtttagtctcgAGAAAAGAAGTGTGTGCGTGGTGGGGGGGGATAGTTGACAAAtctgttaagggctattatagaGACAGCggagatcaattgttctccatgtccactgaaggtagggcaagaagtaatgggcttaatgtgcagcaaggggGAGTTAGAtccgatattaggaaaaactttctaattatcaGGGTTGTTAGGCTCTGGACTTGGCTTCCAAggcaggctgtggaatccccatcacggGAGGTgtctaagaacaggttggacaaacacctgtcagggacggtccaggtttacttggtcctgcttcagtgcagggggatagacttgaggtcccttccagctgtacatttctgtgattctatttgCTATGCTGGAGGGGAGTGCAGTGTCACTGGTGCTGCCCTGTGCCTCCTGACACAGTGCTGACAGTGCTCTCTCTCCCTTGCTGCCCCAGGATTACTGCGGCCTGAGCTGGTCGGTGCTGACTCAACGGTTCCAAGAGGGCCTGTACTCACCACATGCAGACCATCATCGGGTCAAGTAAGGAACTTCCCCTCACCacgagcccagctggggctcctgTCAGTGTGTGTCTAGCACCAGGGGCTCTCAGAAGCAGGAGGCCCTGGTATTTGGCTGATTGTCCCATGTGCTCTGTCTGTAGGTATCAGTGCTTTAAATCTGCCTGGATGTACCAAGTCCTTCATGAGGGCTTCCACTTTCCCCTGGATTACTCCAGCCTGCACACGGCCCAGCTGGTGTACGACCGTGAGGTGCAGTGGACCCTGGGAGCCATTCTCTATAAAACACGGTTTCTGCCACTCAGGTAAAGCAAATTTGaggtgggatcccaggggctgcccccagtgcttggcctgcagaggggcagggtatTGCCTgaggggattcatagattccaaggaccATTGCGATCATGTCATCtgacctgtatagcacaggccagataATGTCCCTACAGTAACTCCTAGggagagcttttagaaaaacatcccatcttgatttaaaaattgtcaatgatggagaattctccacgacccttggaagATTGTTCCACCTAGCAGTTGCACACCAGCTCGAGCTcctggctactccagtcccagcaaCGGCACTGTAGGGAGCAGGGCAAAGGCAGTGGCTGTAAGGGGAGAGCCTGAcctttcccagcagggggcactgtaaCTGCAGGGAGTAAGCCAAGGTGCATGTGCTGCATTGCCACCTTTCATGTTAATTCTTCAGTGGTGGGTGCTGacctctcttc carries:
- the ENTPD7 gene encoding ectonucleoside triphosphate diphosphohydrolase 7 isoform X2, with translation MAATDLRRWRSSPPPDKQFERYLARVGDLQATDTEDSTLNYGIVVDCGSSGSRVFVYFWPPHNGNPHDLLDVKQMRDQSSQPVVKKIKPGISVLATTPEQASHYMRPLLSFAAAHVPVKKHKETPLYILCTAGMRLLPERQQAAILEDLVRNVPLEFDFLFSESQAEVISGKQEGVYAWIGINFVLGRFDHEEEEDAMITVALGGQAESLVRKRTVGILDMGGASLQIAYEVPSMETFSSPQQEVAAKSLLAEFNLGCDVQHTEHVYRVYVSTFLGFGGNFARQRYEELVLNQTRAHNRLQGQQMGTSAETPFLDPCLPVGLEDTVERGGQTLYVRGQGDWQTCAQLLRPLLAGVNGSQASLTHTYQAPIDFNNSEFYGFSEFFYCTEDVLRLGGHYHAHSFTRAAQDYCGLSWSVLTQRFQEGLYSPHADHHRVKYQCFKSAWMYQVLHEGFHFPLDYSSLHTAQLVYDREVQWTLGAILYKTRFLPLRELRQESSRQAHSPWLRLSFVYNHYLFFVCILVVLLAIILYLLRLRRIHRRQLRAAPLNLLWLEEVVLLPGQELGP